Proteins from a genomic interval of Candidatus Acidulodesulfobacterium ferriphilum:
- a CDS encoding PD-(D/E)XK nuclease family protein, with protein sequence MNIYALSYKDFLLEYIADKLIEDINPGLNVNNRDNNVGNGRSGSIDNGLKGLNKDFSKYAVVFPGKRPALYLRSILANKLESPYYPPAIFSLSEFIKFIAEKSSGSKAEINAINASWFLYNIVKDETDLKFFKDTDKFEDFFLWGMQLFNTINELDAGSVNNESISRVESYIAAIPENMSKFYNYLPVIRHKFHEKLREENLTTAGLNYIEASKFLNNNAPKSVINEFEKIYFAGLIFLNRAESDVIKPLIKNGIAEFYTQIESLKEEEYLKDNIVVNLKKSLDKAEIVCITKMGAAETPTPINEYDTSLFFYEGFDTHSELLAGNEIFDENKLDPQKNAVVLPDSNTLLPFLYHIMDYIDAGCNITMGYPLKRTPLYSLIELIYKAQMSVQSKISARGGFANPKIEPEYQAKDYINLVKHPYIKTLGGIKTISAINNIENLIVKNGDIFISLNEIENNYLINKNAADASAANIIKTVHEYFFKNFEDNKTTAKDFASNLIKIVNLITKENNDALKYKLSPEFTKKMIEAVNLFKDSYFNNEPASKKSVFRLFKYYMDNESIAFNGIPLKGLQIMGILETRVLKFDRVAIFDANEDVLPQVKKFDPFLPYLVRKSLGLFTYNDYEALYRYHFRRLVFGSREAHIVYIKNDKRIRSRLIEEIIWDEEKKTKKLDIEDKVNHLGFKTIIFQESQGGESDFEIKKSDEVLKILGDLMKKISVSAIDTYINCPMQFYYRYIIRLEEIKEQGKRIGADKTGIFIHSILKKFYEGIKENRYNFKQFIEGNNYGADYNADRYLEPALDNILDNIIESPDMLKELEVDIDNGEFFLVKETAKKLLYNFIKKDLRSYDWNKTCMEILDLETKKEAEFIIAGGKQWEKTKTIKLYGIIDRIDMYKDIYKSRENNERNQEIKENENILIIDYKTGRSPVKPDIEKILEYKCNSRSGLAGDISAISGIPDRSKVKELIKSFQLPVYLYLYKSEHNTGGYKNLNACINLITLDKKTGSRGHRQYLFDKEKINSADKDEIMEKIILPSLKNIIEEMLDKEKPFIPDNSDIKTCEYCSYSLLCNKAS encoded by the coding sequence ATGAATATATATGCGCTTTCTTATAAAGATTTTCTTTTGGAATATATAGCGGATAAACTTATAGAGGATATAAACCCCGGATTAAATGTGAATAATAGAGATAATAACGTAGGCAATGGCAGGAGCGGCAGTATTGATAACGGGTTGAAGGGGTTAAACAAAGATTTTTCAAAATATGCGGTGGTATTTCCGGGGAAAAGGCCGGCATTATATTTAAGGTCTATTCTTGCAAATAAACTTGAGTCTCCTTATTATCCCCCTGCTATATTTTCGCTAAGCGAATTTATAAAATTCATTGCCGAAAAAAGTTCCGGCTCCAAAGCGGAAATTAACGCTATAAATGCCTCCTGGTTTTTGTATAATATCGTTAAAGATGAAACCGATTTAAAATTTTTTAAGGACACGGATAAGTTCGAAGATTTCTTTTTATGGGGGATGCAATTATTTAATACGATTAACGAACTCGATGCGGGGTCGGTGAATAACGAAAGTATTAGCAGGGTGGAATCCTATATTGCGGCTATACCTGAAAATATGAGCAAATTTTATAATTATTTGCCTGTAATTAGACATAAATTTCATGAAAAATTAAGGGAAGAGAATTTAACGACTGCAGGTTTAAATTATATAGAAGCATCTAAATTTTTAAATAATAATGCGCCTAAGTCTGTAATTAACGAATTCGAAAAAATATATTTTGCGGGCCTAATTTTTCTTAACAGGGCAGAGTCGGATGTCATAAAGCCTCTAATAAAGAACGGGATTGCAGAATTTTATACTCAGATAGAATCTTTAAAAGAAGAGGAGTATTTAAAAGATAATATAGTCGTAAATTTAAAAAAATCGTTAGATAAAGCGGAAATAGTTTGCATAACAAAAATGGGCGCGGCCGAAACCCCAACCCCTATTAACGAATATGACACCTCTTTATTTTTTTATGAAGGGTTCGATACCCATTCCGAGTTGCTTGCCGGAAATGAAATTTTCGATGAAAATAAATTAGATCCCCAAAAAAATGCCGTTGTTTTGCCCGATTCCAATACGCTTTTACCTTTTCTTTATCATATTATGGACTACATCGATGCGGGTTGCAACATAACCATGGGTTATCCTCTAAAAAGAACCCCGCTTTATTCATTGATAGAGCTTATATATAAGGCTCAGATGTCGGTCCAAAGCAAAATATCCGCGCGCGGAGGGTTTGCTAACCCCAAAATAGAGCCTGAATATCAGGCAAAGGATTATATAAATTTGGTGAAGCATCCATATATTAAAACATTGGGCGGAATAAAAACTATATCCGCAATAAATAATATAGAAAATCTTATCGTAAAAAACGGAGATATATTCATAAGCCTTAATGAGATAGAAAATAATTATTTAATAAACAAAAACGCTGCAGACGCATCCGCGGCAAATATAATAAAGACCGTTCATGAATATTTTTTTAAAAATTTCGAAGATAATAAAACAACGGCAAAAGACTTTGCATCCAATTTGATAAAAATCGTTAATTTAATAACAAAAGAAAATAACGATGCTCTGAAATATAAGCTTTCGCCGGAATTTACCAAAAAAATGATAGAGGCTGTAAATTTATTTAAAGATTCATATTTTAATAATGAACCCGCATCAAAAAAATCGGTATTTAGATTATTTAAATACTATATGGATAACGAGTCTATCGCATTTAACGGAATTCCGCTTAAGGGTTTGCAAATAATGGGAATCCTCGAGACCCGCGTTCTTAAGTTTGACAGGGTTGCGATATTCGATGCAAACGAAGATGTTTTGCCGCAGGTAAAGAAATTCGATCCGTTCCTGCCGTATCTTGTGAGAAAAAGTTTAGGTTTATTTACTTATAACGATTATGAAGCGCTGTATCGCTATCATTTCAGAAGGCTTGTATTCGGGTCCAGAGAGGCTCATATCGTTTATATTAAAAACGATAAGAGAATTAGAAGCAGGTTGATAGAAGAGATTATTTGGGATGAGGAGAAAAAGACAAAAAAACTCGATATAGAAGATAAGGTAAACCATTTAGGTTTCAAAACGATAATATTTCAAGAATCTCAAGGCGGAGAAAGCGATTTCGAAATTAAAAAAAGCGATGAAGTTTTAAAAATATTGGGCGATTTAATGAAAAAAATATCGGTTTCCGCCATAGATACATATATTAATTGCCCTATGCAGTTTTATTATAGATACATTATCCGCCTTGAAGAAATTAAAGAGCAGGGCAAAAGGATAGGGGCGGACAAAACAGGAATATTTATCCATAGTATCCTTAAAAAATTTTATGAAGGTATCAAGGAAAATAGATATAATTTTAAACAATTCATAGAAGGAAATAATTATGGGGCTGATTATAACGCCGACCGCTATTTAGAACCCGCATTAGATAATATTTTAGATAATATCATAGAAAGCCCGGATATGCTTAAAGAATTAGAAGTAGATATAGACAACGGCGAATTTTTTCTCGTTAAAGAAACGGCAAAAAAATTATTATATAATTTCATCAAAAAAGACCTCAGGAGTTATGACTGGAATAAAACCTGCATGGAAATTTTAGATTTAGAAACTAAGAAGGAAGCAGAATTTATAATTGCGGGCGGCAAACAATGGGAGAAAACTAAAACAATAAAACTCTACGGCATAATCGATAGAATCGATATGTATAAAGATATATACAAAAGCAGAGAGAATAACGAAAGGAATCAAGAAATCAAAGAAAACGAAAATATCCTTATCATAGATTATAAAACGGGCAGATCACCTGTTAAACCGGATATCGAGAAGATTTTAGAATATAAATGTAATAGCAGAAGCGGTCTTGCGGGTGATATTTCGGCTATATCGGGCATACCCGATAGAAGCAAAGTTAAAGAACTTATAAAATCATTTCAGCTCCCTGTTTATCTTTATCTTTACAAGTCGGAACACAACACCGGAGGTTATAAAAATTTAAACGCCTGCATTAACTTAATAACATTGGATAAAAAAACGGGCAGCAGGGGACACAGGCAGTATTTATTTGATAAAGAAAAAATTAATAGCGCTGATAAAGACGAAATTATGGAAAAGATAATTCTTCCCTCGTTAAAAAATATAATAGAAGAAATGCTGGATAAAGAAAAACCGTTTATTCCCGATAATTCCGATATTAAGACTTGCGAATACTGCTCTTATTCCTTGCTGTGCAATAAAGCTTCATGA
- a CDS encoding aminotransferase class I/II-fold pyridoxal phosphate-dependent enzyme, with amino-acid sequence MESKIEICQNHGLTKNLYSCHGGNILSYTKDLYGGINNAGSFNPSRLKIIDFSAGINPFGLSKNAVKIIKNYRLTKFFVENYPESYPETLTDALSIYHNISKDLLFLGAGATDLIFNITQVIKPETVLIVEPSFYEYERAAISVKSSLIHINTYPADNFRLLKKSYLNLLKNIGKINKNDMVFIASPSNPAGAVTTLDSIKEILNLLKKKDAFLVLDESFMDFCEKFSAKRLTRKYNNLIIIRSLTKFFAMPGERLGYIIANNELIDKFFDNIIPWKITGLGTAIAISSLNDGDYIINTAQKLENIKYNLHGRLKAFNAFEIIPGEANFFLIRIKSKKFNGLDLKNYLLKSGILIRYCGNYHGLDDKYFRIAVRKKLENDYLIGKLKEFALSL; translated from the coding sequence ATGGAATCAAAAATTGAAATTTGTCAGAATCATGGGTTGACAAAAAATCTTTATTCCTGCCACGGCGGCAACATATTATCATATACAAAAGATTTATACGGCGGCATTAATAATGCAGGTAGTTTTAATCCTTCACGGCTAAAAATAATAGATTTTTCCGCAGGCATAAATCCATTCGGCTTAAGTAAAAATGCCGTTAAAATCATAAAAAATTACAGGCTGACAAAATTTTTCGTCGAAAATTACCCTGAAAGCTACCCTGAAACCCTGACAGACGCATTATCCATTTATCATAATATAAGTAAAGACTTGTTATTTCTAGGGGCAGGAGCAACCGACCTTATTTTCAACATTACACAGGTTATAAAGCCGGAAACTGTCCTTATAGTCGAACCGTCTTTTTATGAATACGAAAGGGCGGCAATATCGGTAAAATCCTCTCTTATTCATATAAATACATATCCTGCCGATAATTTCAGGCTTTTAAAAAAAAGCTATTTGAATCTTTTAAAAAATATCGGAAAGATAAACAAAAACGATATGGTTTTCATAGCAAGTCCTTCAAATCCGGCAGGAGCCGTTACCACTTTGGACAGTATTAAGGAAATATTAAACCTGCTAAAAAAGAAGGATGCTTTTTTAGTTTTGGATGAATCGTTTATGGATTTTTGCGAGAAATTTTCGGCTAAGCGCCTGACACGCAAATATAATAATTTAATTATAATCCGTTCTTTAACAAAATTTTTTGCAATGCCCGGCGAAAGATTAGGTTACATAATAGCGAATAATGAATTAATCGATAAATTTTTCGACAATATTATTCCATGGAAAATAACCGGTCTTGGAACGGCAATTGCAATCAGTTCTTTAAATGATGGGGATTATATTATAAATACCGCGCAAAAATTAGAAAACATAAAATATAATCTTCACGGCAGACTAAAAGCTTTTAACGCGTTCGAAATAATACCAGGCGAAGCAAATTTCTTTTTAATAAGAATTAAATCCAAAAAGTTTAACGGATTGGATTTAAAAAACTATTTGCTTAAATCGGGTATTTTAATTAGATATTGCGGAAATTATCACGGTCTTGACGATAAATATTTCAGGATAGCCGTCCGAAAGAAATTAGAAAATGATTATTTGATCGGCAAGTTGAAAGAATTTGCCCTGTCATTATGA
- the uvrC gene encoding excinuclease ABC subunit UvrC, producing MNEDLTAKLKNIPQSSGVYLMKNMSGDVIYIGKAKNLKKRILQYFSNKKAGVKTEHLVSKIHDIETIVSQNELDAFLLENNLIKQYKPKYNISLKDDKSYPYIRIAKSKTGFPYIIKTRSFKKGDGEYFGPYSSSFAVTQTIKTINKIFKIRTCTDNKFNSYAVKKKPCLYYQINRCAAPCCGYIGIESYRERVEGIRLLLGGKNRQLLKELKRSMDGYVRGLNFEAAIKIRDKINAITIINEKQITVLKNEKDIDAIGFYGEKGKMDVVVIIIRGGKIVGTKNFFFKNIYLNDDEMLSAFLNQYYSKNLEIDGKISDEILIPVNINIDDKNSLLSYIKQFSAKKVKIISAGKTVYSGKKNKYGDIIIAMALENAKKNFLEKADGDGQARTGNEGEKGADGKGGEEKLLGILKDVLRLDKIPEIIECFDISNISGTYAVASKSVLNNGKKDTSLYRKYRIRSKNTPDDYAMMYEALYRRFNNAAAGKDPLPDLIMADGGKGQLNVLVRVSNEFKKKGLIDAKDMPALIAIAKAKDSGKNIETDNIYLPNRKNEVNFGKNKEAIFLLMRLRDEAHRFAVSYFSKLKRKSLVSSELLNIKGVGRTVYKNLMDSLGSVENVKNASLVRLSDIKGVNKMAARNIYDYFHNDRANSFNLPIK from the coding sequence ATGAATGAAGATTTAACCGCCAAACTTAAAAACATTCCGCAGTCCTCCGGGGTTTATCTTATGAAAAACATGAGCGGGGATGTAATATATATCGGCAAGGCAAAAAATTTAAAAAAGAGGATTTTACAATATTTTTCGAATAAAAAAGCCGGCGTGAAGACGGAGCATCTTGTTTCGAAAATTCATGATATCGAAACGATAGTTTCTCAAAACGAACTGGATGCCTTTTTACTTGAAAATAACTTAATAAAGCAATATAAACCTAAATATAACATAAGCCTTAAGGATGACAAATCTTACCCTTACATCAGGATAGCAAAGTCAAAAACAGGCTTTCCCTACATCATAAAAACAAGAAGTTTTAAAAAAGGCGACGGGGAGTATTTTGGCCCATATTCAAGCTCTTTTGCCGTAACGCAAACGATAAAAACGATAAACAAGATATTTAAAATAAGGACTTGCACCGACAATAAATTCAATTCTTATGCCGTTAAAAAAAAGCCGTGTCTTTATTACCAGATAAACAGGTGCGCCGCCCCGTGCTGCGGATATATCGGAATTGAAAGCTATAGGGAAAGGGTGGAGGGAATAAGGCTCCTACTGGGCGGAAAAAACAGGCAGTTGTTAAAGGAATTAAAGCGGTCTATGGACGGATATGTAAGGGGATTAAATTTTGAGGCGGCTATAAAAATCAGAGATAAAATTAACGCGATAACTATAATCAACGAAAAGCAGATAACCGTATTAAAAAATGAAAAAGATATAGATGCGATAGGGTTTTACGGCGAAAAAGGCAAGATGGACGTCGTCGTAATAATTATTAGAGGCGGAAAAATTGTAGGCACGAAAAATTTTTTCTTTAAAAACATATACTTAAATGACGATGAAATGCTTTCCGCTTTTTTAAACCAGTATTATTCCAAAAATTTGGAAATAGACGGAAAGATTTCTGATGAAATCTTAATTCCTGTAAACATAAATATCGATGATAAAAACAGCCTTTTAAGTTATATTAAACAATTTTCGGCCAAAAAGGTGAAAATTATCAGCGCCGGTAAAACAGTTTATAGCGGAAAAAAGAATAAATACGGCGATATTATAATAGCAATGGCATTGGAAAATGCAAAAAAGAATTTTTTGGAAAAGGCGGACGGGGACGGACAGGCAAGAACAGGTAACGAAGGAGAAAAGGGCGCGGACGGCAAAGGCGGGGAAGAAAAACTGCTCGGCATATTAAAGGATGTTCTGCGCCTTGATAAAATCCCTGAAATTATTGAATGTTTTGATATTTCCAATATATCGGGGACTTATGCGGTTGCTTCCAAGTCCGTTCTTAATAACGGTAAAAAGGATACCTCATTATATAGAAAATACAGGATCAGGTCAAAAAATACCCCTGATGATTATGCCATGATGTATGAGGCTTTGTACAGGCGGTTTAATAATGCGGCGGCAGGAAAAGACCCGCTGCCTGATTTAATTATGGCGGATGGCGGAAAGGGGCAATTAAATGTTTTGGTAAGGGTGTCGAATGAATTTAAGAAAAAAGGACTGATAGACGCCAAAGATATGCCTGCGCTAATTGCAATTGCAAAGGCAAAAGACAGCGGTAAAAATATCGAAACGGATAATATTTATTTGCCGAACAGAAAGAACGAGGTTAATTTCGGAAAGAATAAAGAGGCAATTTTTTTACTGATGCGCTTAAGAGACGAAGCGCACAGGTTTGCCGTGTCGTATTTTTCTAAACTTAAGCGGAAGTCGTTAGTTTCCTCCGAATTATTAAACATCAAAGGGGTTGGAAGAACGGTTTACAAGAATTTAATGGATAGTCTGGGGAGCGTGGAAAATGTGAAAAACGCTTCTTTGGTCCGGCTATCCGATATTAAAGGCGTCAATAAAATGGCGGCGCGGAATATATACGATTATTTTCATAATGACAGGGCAAATTCTTTCAACTTGCCGATCAAATAA
- the uvrB gene encoding excinuclease ABC subunit UvrB codes for MSLFNLVSENTPAGDQPEAIDSLVKGIKGKSYKYQTLLGVTGSGKTFTMAQVIKELESPALIIAPNKTLAGQLYSEFKALFPENAVEFFISYYDYYQPEAYVPSKDLYIEKDSAINDQIDKMKHSATRSILSRRDVIVIASVSCIYGLGSPQSYRNMLLEVKKGDEVNFSDILDKLTEIRYERNDVDFHRGTFRVRGDIIDIFPAYEEEVAIRIEFFGNEVSLIAEIDPLRGAIIRRLSKAAIYPASHYVADEVTLQGAVKSIKGELKERLIELKSSGKLVEAQRLEQRTMYDLEMIQEMGYCSGIENYSRHLTGRKKGEPPPTLLDYFPDDFIIMIDESHVSVPQIRGMYNGDISRKSTLVEYGFRLPCALDNRPLNFDEFSSHINNLIFVSATPAEYELSVSSRVVEQIIRPTGLIDPHVEVRPETNQVDDIIGEIKKTVNEGGRVLVTTLTKRMSEDLTEFLLDSGVKAKYLHSDIDSLERFKIVRELRLGEFDVLVGINLLREGLDLPEVELIGILDADKEGFLRSKTSLVQTIGRAARNIKGRVILYGNKITESMRYAISETERRRKIQEEYNKKHNITPKSIQKNISELLTTIFEQDYIDLSGGLSGGEPLIIDPKEAEKRIRNLSKKMKKAAKELNFEEAARIRDEINRVKKNMMLMDNI; via the coding sequence ATGTCATTGTTCAACCTTGTTTCGGAAAACACCCCCGCAGGCGACCAGCCAGAGGCGATAGATTCGTTAGTTAAAGGGATAAAGGGTAAAAGCTATAAGTATCAGACGCTTTTGGGCGTGACGGGCTCGGGAAAGACATTTACGATGGCGCAGGTTATCAAAGAACTCGAAAGTCCGGCTTTGATAATTGCGCCGAATAAAACCCTTGCGGGACAGCTTTATTCCGAATTTAAAGCATTGTTTCCCGAAAATGCCGTCGAGTTTTTTATAAGTTATTACGATTATTATCAGCCGGAAGCATATGTTCCGTCAAAAGACCTTTATATAGAAAAAGATTCCGCTATTAACGACCAGATAGATAAAATGAAGCATTCGGCAACCCGTTCTATTCTTTCAAGGAGGGATGTTATAGTTATCGCGTCCGTTTCCTGCATATATGGGCTTGGTTCGCCGCAAAGCTATAGAAATATGCTCCTTGAGGTAAAAAAGGGGGACGAGGTCAATTTTAGCGATATTTTGGACAAGCTGACCGAGATAAGATACGAAAGAAACGATGTAGATTTTCACAGAGGGACATTCAGGGTGAGAGGGGATATAATCGACATTTTTCCAGCTTACGAAGAAGAGGTTGCAATAAGAATAGAGTTTTTTGGAAACGAAGTTTCTTTGATAGCGGAGATCGACCCGCTTAGAGGTGCAATTATAAGGAGACTTTCAAAGGCTGCAATTTATCCCGCGTCGCATTATGTCGCGGACGAGGTAACCTTGCAGGGCGCCGTTAAGTCTATTAAGGGAGAGCTGAAAGAAAGATTGATAGAACTTAAATCATCAGGCAAGCTTGTCGAGGCGCAGAGGCTTGAGCAGAGGACTATGTACGACCTCGAAATGATTCAAGAGATGGGTTATTGTTCGGGTATCGAAAACTATTCGAGGCATTTAACAGGCAGAAAAAAGGGCGAGCCGCCCCCAACCCTTCTCGATTATTTTCCTGATGATTTTATTATCATGATTGACGAGTCCCATGTCAGCGTTCCGCAAATCAGGGGAATGTACAACGGGGATATTTCAAGGAAATCGACGCTTGTCGAATACGGATTCAGGCTTCCCTGCGCGCTCGACAACCGCCCTTTAAATTTCGACGAATTTTCATCCCATATAAATAATCTTATATTTGTTTCGGCAACGCCGGCGGAATATGAACTAAGCGTCAGCTCCCGGGTCGTGGAGCAGATAATCCGCCCGACGGGTTTAATAGACCCGCATGTGGAGGTTAGACCTGAAACCAATCAGGTTGACGATATTATAGGGGAAATCAAAAAGACCGTTAACGAGGGAGGCAGGGTGCTTGTTACTACGCTGACAAAAAGAATGTCCGAGGATTTGACGGAATTTTTATTAGATAGCGGGGTTAAGGCAAAGTATTTGCATTCGGATATAGATTCGTTAGAGAGGTTTAAGATTGTAAGGGAGTTAAGGCTTGGCGAGTTCGATGTCCTCGTCGGAATAAATCTTTTAAGAGAAGGATTAGACCTTCCGGAAGTTGAGTTGATCGGAATTTTAGACGCCGACAAAGAAGGTTTTTTGCGTTCTAAAACATCGCTGGTTCAGACGATAGGAAGAGCGGCAAGGAATATCAAGGGCAGGGTTATATTATACGGCAATAAAATTACCGAATCGATGCGGTATGCCATATCGGAAACGGAAAGAAGAAGGAAAATTCAAGAGGAGTATAACAAAAAACATAACATAACCCCTAAATCCATTCAAAAAAATATATCCGAACTTTTGACGACAATTTTTGAACAGGATTATATCGATTTATCCGGAGGGTTAAGCGGGGGAGAACCTTTAATAATAGATCCGAAAGAGGCTGAAAAAAGAATCAGGAATCTTTCCAAAAAAATGAAAAAGGCTGCCAAAGAACTGAATTTTGAGGAAGCAGCGCGTATCAGGGACGAAATTAACAGGGTTAAAAAGAATATGATGTTAATGGATAATATTTGA